The proteins below come from a single Rhinoraja longicauda isolate Sanriku21f chromosome 5, sRhiLon1.1, whole genome shotgun sequence genomic window:
- the LOC144594004 gene encoding trace amine-associated receptor 1-like: MNASLGTDEYCYILVDGSCPRAIRSHGVRVSMYAFGVLTVLVTMFGNLLVIVSISHFKQLHTPTNYLVLSLAIADFLLGCMVMPYSLIRSIENCWYLGDLFCKLQASFDFMLCAASIFNLCFISVDRYYAVCDPLKYKIRMNLHIVLMMILLSWILSAFVGFGMICLELNLIEIRYYYENKIYCYGGCTLVMGKICTVIYSLVSFFFPGFIMLCIYMKIYFVATKQARAINDITRQIQSVKENKNVASQTSERKAAKTLGIVMGVFLMCWTPYFTSNFIDPFIGHKTPPLMFDTFFWLGYLNSAFNPVIYAFFYSWFRKALKIILTFKIFATDSSRINLF, encoded by the coding sequence ATGAATGCAAGTCTGGGAACCGATGAATATTGCTATATACTTGTGGATGGATCGTGTCCGAGAGCAATCCGGTCCCATGGTGTCCGGGTCTCAATGTATGCGTTTGGTGTATTGACAGTTCTGGTTACAATGTTTGGAAACTTGTTAGTGATCGTTTCAATCTCCCATTTCAAGCAACTCCATACGCCCACAAATTATCTGGTTCTTTCTTTGGCAATAGCTGATTTTCTGCTGGGATGTATGGTGATGCCGTACAGCTTGATCAGATCTATTGAAAACTGTTGGTATTTAGGAGACTTGTTTTGCAAACTCCAAGCAAGCTTTGACTTCATGCTGTGCGCTGCATCAATATTCAACCTCTGCTTTATTTCTGTTGACCGTTACTACGCGGTGTGTGACCCGCTGAAGTACAAGATCAGAATGAATCTACACATCGTCCTCATGATGATTCTCCTCAGTTGGATTCTCTCTGCATTTGTGGGTTTTGGCATGATATGTTTAGAATTAAACTTGATAGAAATTCGATACTATTATGAGAATAAAATATACTGTTATGGGGGCTGTACACTAGTGATGGGGAAAATATGTACGGTGATCTATTCACTTGTTTCCTTTTTCTTCCCGGGATTTATTATGCTTTGCATTTAtatgaaaatatattttgtagCCACAAAACAAGCCCGAGCCATAAATGACATTACAAGACAGATCCAGTCTGTCAAAGAAAACAAAAACGTAGCTTCCCAGACAAGTGAAAGGAAAGCTGCGAAAACATTGGGGATAGTGATGGGGGTGTTCCTGATGTGCTGGACTCCCTACTTCACCAGTAACTTCATAGATCCTTTCATTGGTCATAAGACACCCCCGCTTATGTTTGACACCTTTTTTTGGTTAGGGTACTTAAATTCTGCATTCAATCCTGTGATCTATGCATTTTTTTATTCTTGGTTCAGAAAAGCCCTGAAAATTAttctaacttttaaaatattcgcAACCGATTCCTCCAGGATAAATCTCTTCTAA